The following coding sequences are from one bacterium window:
- a CDS encoding LytB: MEYVFLKHDGRCKWLENKILKGYMPTLLKKSWDPFGKKIYVIRDWLTNDGGRVGVDLQWLKSLGVPVVDTLQDLSEGMDYIVVNTGYDSIVHEEKQLRERGIEIIDLPCPFIRAVRRIFESADEKYQYVFLCESNHLLIKNYASLFPKDMILVQMANYRERIAEQSCGKPMYLIPYVTFLPVHALKIFDYIKTIFPYREHRMKETYCMWVKSSSSPIREIEELDQSLVKEIDEALVITTPGSTNKSLVSLFDVLENRGLKVKTITSLKELLRYEKYYKNVFRKVLIVRSPIPNKAEKPIMAYLKQGLPKAYWEQIRQSYWYRKCTIGLYGKTVYYARLLTGIIRGKYQKDGREIQL, encoded by the coding sequence ATGGAATATGTCTTTCTGAAACATGATGGACGTTGTAAATGGCTGGAAAATAAGATACTTAAAGGCTACATGCCTACTTTGCTCAAAAAATCATGGGATCCCTTTGGGAAGAAAATATATGTGATTCGCGATTGGTTGACGAACGATGGTGGCAGAGTTGGTGTTGACCTGCAATGGCTCAAAAGTTTGGGTGTTCCTGTCGTAGATACTCTACAGGACCTATCGGAAGGTATGGATTATATAGTTGTGAACACTGGCTATGATTCCATCGTCCATGAAGAAAAACAATTACGGGAGCGCGGTATTGAAATCATTGATCTTCCATGTCCTTTTATTCGTGCTGTTCGCAGGATTTTTGAGTCAGCCGACGAGAAGTATCAATATGTATTCTTATGTGAGTCCAATCATCTTCTCATTAAAAATTATGCTTCATTGTTTCCAAAGGATATGATTCTTGTGCAAATGGCTAATTACCGGGAACGTATTGCGGAACAGTCCTGTGGAAAACCAATGTACTTAATACCGTATGTTACATTTCTTCCTGTGCACGCACTGAAAATATTTGACTATATTAAGACGATATTCCCCTATCGTGAACATAGGATGAAAGAAACTTATTGTATGTGGGTTAAGAGTTCGTCCAGCCCCATAAGAGAAATTGAAGAACTTGATCAATCTCTGGTGAAAGAAATAGATGAAGCACTGGTAATTACCACACCAGGATCCACCAATAAATCGTTGGTTTCCCTATTTGATGTACTTGAGAATCGCGGTTTGAAAGTGAAAACAATTACAAGTTTAAAAGAATTATTGCGGTACGAGAAGTATTATAAAAATGTATTCCGAAAGGTGTTAATAGTACGTTCTCCGATTCCAAATAAAGCTGAAAAACCTATTATGGCGTATTTAAAACAAGGATTGCCCAAAGCATATTGGGAACAAATTAGACAATCTTACTGGTATAGAAAGTGTACAATAGGACTGTACGGTAAAACGGTATATTATGCACGGTTACTTACTGGTATTATCCGTGGGAAGTATCAGAAAGACGGAAGGGAAATACAGTTATGA
- a CDS encoding AfsA-related hotdog domain-containing protein: MQQEKVYFIVGDRYNNFCRWEGVVTCSQLLKEIERGVIPAKRFIIGQGCDKEILDYLREKIDGIFQSKDIFIEENFSHRISHHLVHKTKPNNVLITFPVETKNGVFQSSLVIDGGCEDLSDHITGVHIQGTILIEASRQMYTAVSEIFLEKKYLKDTNNHHCSKYRFVLNEMNVSFHSFLFPLHVDIILTLQEVMVNKRGTIFNASALIESYQMRTLGSKVTCKGFGYPAEMLESFEGRQALVAYRNFVRGYSYGICLSET, translated from the coding sequence TGCTCTCAATTATTGAAGGAGATTGAGAGAGGAGTTATTCCTGCAAAGCGTTTTATTATCGGACAAGGGTGTGATAAAGAAATATTGGACTACCTTCGTGAGAAGATAGACGGTATTTTTCAATCAAAAGATATTTTTATAGAAGAAAATTTTTCTCATCGTATTTCTCACCACCTGGTTCATAAGACAAAGCCTAATAATGTACTTATCACTTTTCCAGTAGAAACAAAAAATGGAGTATTTCAGTCTTCATTAGTTATAGATGGAGGTTGTGAAGATTTATCTGACCATATTACTGGAGTTCATATTCAAGGAACCATTTTGATTGAAGCTAGCCGGCAGATGTATACAGCAGTTAGTGAAATCTTTTTGGAAAAGAAATATTTAAAGGATACAAATAATCATCACTGTAGCAAGTATCGCTTTGTGCTCAATGAAATGAATGTATCATTTCATTCATTTTTATTCCCGCTTCATGTTGATATCATTCTTACTCTGCAGGAAGTAATGGTGAATAAACGTGGAACGATATTCAATGCTTCAGCATTAATTGAGTCTTATCAGATGAGGACTTTAGGTAGCAAAGTTACCTGCAAAGGATTTGGTTATCCGGCTGAGATGCTGGAGTCGTTTGAGGGGCGACAGGCATTGGTGGCCTACAGAAATTTTGTTCGAGGATACTCCTATGGAATATGTCTTTCTGAAACATGA